In the Candidatus Bathyarchaeia archaeon genome, CATGTCTAACATGGTGGAGGCGGATTTTCCGTCGACGGTGCCGTCGGCGTGTACCAAGTCGGTTGGCAGGTTACCAAACATTTCAAAGCAGGGTAATGCTCCGGGCACGTAGACTAAGCCGATTCTGTGGTTCACATTTGTTCCCTTGACTGTCGTTGGAGTTACTTTACGATAAAGCTTATATTTAAGCTGGTCGGTTTATCCAACCATGCATTCCTTGGCACAAAACCTTGGCATAATAAACGTGAGAATCACCCACAAAACGGCTCACGTTCAACTGCTGGAGGCCGTAGCATTCAAGGACAAACAGAATGCTTACACCCAAGTGTGCTCGCTTAAAGGAGTCCAAGAAGCCGTAATTCTGCAAACATGCAACCGCACCGAACTCTACATGGTAAGCGAAGAGGCAGAAAAAACGGCTACATCCGCCATTGAATTCTTGGCAAACCGAACAAAAACCCAGAAGGAAAAAGCCACCCAAGCCATTGAATGCGCATTCGGTCACGAAGCCATTGGCCACCTGCTGCGGGTGACCTCAGGTTTGGAATCCATGGTTATAGGTGAGGAACAAGTCATTAACCAAGTCTGGAATGCTTTTCTGGAAGCAGAACAAGCCAGCGCCAGTGGACTTGTCCTTAAAACTCTGTTTAACCGTGCAGTAAACGTGGGTCGACGGGCAAGACGCGAAACCGCCATCGGCAAAGGCGCCGTCTCGGTGGGTTCTGCTGCAGTAGAGCTTGCCGAAAAGCTACTGGGATGCCTCAACCAAAAACAAATCCTAATCATGGGCGCAGGCGAAACAGGCACCCTTGTCGCCAAAGCCATGGCTAGACGCTGCTTAACCCCTGTGTTTATTGCCAACCGCACCTTCGAACGGGCTGAAAGGTTAGCAGAGGAACTTTGCGGCAGAGCCATCAGATTTAATGAACGCGGCGAGGCACTTAAAGAAGCAGATTTGGTTTTCTGTTCAACCTCTGCCCCACACTACCTGTTAACCAAACAACAAATCTCCAAATTCATCGAGGAACGACAAAACAAAACCGACCTCATAATCATTGATATTTCAAACCCGCGAAACGTTGAAGAATCCATCGAAACGCTCCCGAAGGTGAAGCTCTACAATTTAGATGATTTAACGTTAATTGCGGAACGCAACAAGGAGGAACGCAAAAAAAGCGTTCAAGAAGCCTCCGCAATAGTCGAGGAAGAAGCTGCCTGGTTGGAGCGCGCCCTAAAGGCAGATTCGGTACGGGAAATTATTTCGGCGCTGCTTTCGCAAACCGAAGAAACCCGGCAGAAAGAGCTTGCCAAAGCCTTCACCATGATGGGAGATGTAGATGACCGGGAAAAAAAAATCGTCGGCGACTTAACATGTGTTTTACTTAAGCAGATGTTTCTACCCGTTATTGAAAATCTACGAAGAGCCGCCCTAAACGACGATTCAGAACTTATTGAAGTTGCAATGAAATTATTCGAAATTAAAGAAAATTAAATTAAAACAGTAAGAGGAAGACAGATGGAAAACGTCGGATTAGTCCTGATAGGACACGGTAGCAAACTCCCCCATAACCGGGAAAACATAGAAAAATTAGCAGAGATTCTGCGGAAAAGAGGCAACTTTGAGGTAGTGGACATAGCTTTTATGGTGCGAAACACCCCAACAATTGCCCAAGCCATAGAAGCCATAGCCGAGAAGGGGGTCAAAAAAATTGTGCTCATCCCCGCGTTTCTTGCCCCAGGAGTCCACACCACCCAAGAAATCCCCGAGTTGATCGGCATCAAAAATGAGGAGTTGCAGCTTTCCGCCAAGGGGATTGAGGTAATTTACGGGGAACCTATCGGGTCAGATGAACGTTTAGCGGATATTCTGGAAGAAAAAGCCCTCAAAGTCATAGGTGAAAAAACACCAAAGGCAGATACTGCACCGTACGGCGCAAATGCCCCCGCCGCTTCGAAACAACTTTACGAGGATAGCATGAAACTGATTCGACCTCAAATTGCAGACGTATTGGCAAAAGCGCCAAAAGAGCAGGCGCCCGTCATTGAGCGGGTGGTTCACGCAACAGCCGACCCTGAATACGCAAAGCTGCTGGTTATCAGCGACCAAGCCGTAAAAGCAGGCATAGCAGCCATCCAGACAGGGGCAAAAATCGTAACCGACGTGAAAATGGTGAAAATGGGCATCAACGAGGCACGGGTGAAAAGGTTCGGCGGCAAAATCGTCACTTACATTGATGAAGAAGAAGCCACAAACGTAGCTAACAACGAGTTTGTCACCCGATCCGTTGCTGCAACACGCCTAGCCGTAAACGATGGGCTTGACGGCGCGGTTTTTCTCATTGGAAACGCCCCCACCGCCGCCTTTGAATTAGCCGAAGCAGTAAAGCAAGGCAAAGCTAAACCCGCATTAATTGTTGCCGTGCCTGTGGGGTATGTTGGCGCAGCCGAATCCAAAGATGCCGTAGCCGAATTGCCTGTTCCATACATAATCACGAAGGGACGTAAAGGCGGAAGCACCATCGCCGTAGCAATCTTTAACGCGCTGCTGGCGATGGCTGAAGCGTCAAAAGGGAACTAAAATGCCCCGATTTCTAAAGTATGGCATCAGCACTGGAGCGTGTGCGGCAGCCGCAGCCAAAGCCGCCGTAATCACGTTAACAAAAGAGTGTGTGGAACGCGTGGTTATTCCCACGCCAATTGGCATCCGCTTTGAAATACCAGTTAAATCCTGCAGCAAACAAAACGACCAGGCAACGGCAACCGTGATTAAGGATGCAGGTGAAGACATCGACGTAACCGACGGCATAGAAATAACCGCCAACGTCCAACTAACTGACGACGGCGAAATCATCATAACAAGCGGAGAAGGCGTCGGGAAAGTCACCAAACCAGGCTTACCAATTCCTGTGGGGGAGCCAGCGATTAATCCTGTGCCGCGAAAAATGATTACCGAAGCCGTCCAAGAAGCGCTGCCCCAAGGAAAAGGCGCAAAAGTCACTGTTGTAGTTCCCGAAGGCGCAAAGGTTGCCGAGAAAACGTTTAACGCCAAACTGGGCATCGTGGGCGGAATCTCAATTTTGGGCTCAACAGGCGTGGTCAAGCCGCTGTCGCTTGAAGCTTGCCGCCGTTCACTGGTGCCCCAAATAGACGTAGCTGTTTCCCGCGGCTACAGCAGGGTGTTCTTTGTGCCGGGCAACATCGGCGAAAGAATAACCAAACAGCTGTTCACTGTGGCGGATGAGCAGATTGTGCAGACGGGCGACTTTGTGGGGTTTATGCTGGAGAAAGCCGCTGAGAGGGACGTCAAGGAAATCATGTTTTTGGGGCATTCGGGCAAGATGGTGAAGTTGGCGGCGGGGATTTTTAATACGCATTATCGGATGGGGGATGCGAGAAATGAAGTTATCGCTGCATACGCGGCTTCAGAGGGCGCTGACCAGAAAGCGGTTAACACAATTTTGCAGGCGAACACAACAGAAGAAGCAACCGAACTGCTAAACAAATTGGGTTTAACACGAGTCACATATGACAAAATCGCCCAAAGAATTCACGCTCGGGTCACAGACCGAGTGAAAAGCAAAATCAAGATTGGCATTATAATTGTATCCATGGAGGGCAAGGTTTTGGGGGCAGACGAGAACGCTAAGAGGCAGGAGCCATGGCTAAACTCCTCATAGTCGGCGTGGGTCCCGGCGCCCCCGACTACGTGACCCCCACGGCACGTAAAGCCGTGCAGCAAGCGCAAGTGGTTGCAGGCGCAGAACGCAACCTGAGGCTATTTCAGGAAGAAATCAAAGGCGAAACCCTAACATTAACAGCCAAAAACTTTGAAGAAAACCTCTCACAAGCTGTTGATTATGCCAGAAACGGAAAAACCGTTGCACTTCTCTCCACAGGCGACCCCGGATTCTCAGGGCTTTTGGGTTCTTTGCTAAGAAGACAACTAATCAAAAATGTAGACATTGAAGTTGTTCCCGGCGTAAGCTCCATTCAGGTTTG is a window encoding:
- the hemA gene encoding glutamyl-tRNA reductase — translated: MAQNLGIINVRITHKTAHVQLLEAVAFKDKQNAYTQVCSLKGVQEAVILQTCNRTELYMVSEEAEKTATSAIEFLANRTKTQKEKATQAIECAFGHEAIGHLLRVTSGLESMVIGEEQVINQVWNAFLEAEQASASGLVLKTLFNRAVNVGRRARRETAIGKGAVSVGSAAVELAEKLLGCLNQKQILIMGAGETGTLVAKAMARRCLTPVFIANRTFERAERLAEELCGRAIRFNERGEALKEADLVFCSTSAPHYLLTKQQISKFIEERQNKTDLIIIDISNPRNVEESIETLPKVKLYNLDDLTLIAERNKEERKKSVQEASAIVEEEAAWLERALKADSVREIISALLSQTEETRQKELAKAFTMMGDVDDREKKIVGDLTCVLLKQMFLPVIENLRRAALNDDSELIEVAMKLFEIKEN
- the cfbA gene encoding sirohydrochlorin nickelochelatase; this translates as MENVGLVLIGHGSKLPHNRENIEKLAEILRKRGNFEVVDIAFMVRNTPTIAQAIEAIAEKGVKKIVLIPAFLAPGVHTTQEIPELIGIKNEELQLSAKGIEVIYGEPIGSDERLADILEEKALKVIGEKTPKADTAPYGANAPAASKQLYEDSMKLIRPQIADVLAKAPKEQAPVIERVVHATADPEYAKLLVISDQAVKAGIAAIQTGAKIVTDVKMVKMGINEARVKRFGGKIVTYIDEEEATNVANNEFVTRSVAATRLAVNDGLDGAVFLIGNAPTAAFELAEAVKQGKAKPALIVAVPVGYVGAAESKDAVAELPVPYIITKGRKGGSTIAVAIFNALLAMAEASKGN
- the cbiD gene encoding cobalt-precorrin-5B (C(1))-methyltransferase CbiD, producing MPRFLKYGISTGACAAAAAKAAVITLTKECVERVVIPTPIGIRFEIPVKSCSKQNDQATATVIKDAGEDIDVTDGIEITANVQLTDDGEIIITSGEGVGKVTKPGLPIPVGEPAINPVPRKMITEAVQEALPQGKGAKVTVVVPEGAKVAEKTFNAKLGIVGGISILGSTGVVKPLSLEACRRSLVPQIDVAVSRGYSRVFFVPGNIGERITKQLFTVADEQIVQTGDFVGFMLEKAAERDVKEIMFLGHSGKMVKLAAGIFNTHYRMGDARNEVIAAYAASEGADQKAVNTILQANTTEEATELLNKLGLTRVTYDKIAQRIHARVTDRVKSKIKIGIIIVSMEGKVLGADENAKRQEPWLNSS
- the cbiE gene encoding precorrin-6y C5,15-methyltransferase (decarboxylating) subunit CbiE, whose protein sequence is MAKLLIVGVGPGAPDYVTPTARKAVQQAQVVAGAERNLRLFQEEIKGETLTLTAKNFEENLSQAVDYARNGKTVALLSTGDPGFSGLLGSLLRRQLIKNVDIEVVPGVSSIQVCAAKLCLNWDNARLFTFHNNTSKEKKRELFQAVKAGKTVLVLPDPNTFTPSEIAAFLLEEGADKKTSVAVCTNLTLPNEKTVKATLDEVSKQKFPPLCVVAINSNSQ